The window CCTCCGTAGCGGACAGCCTCACCCCCGCCGCGAAAACACCTTCGCGTCCGAGCTCAAGCAGTCGCGCGGGCCTGCCGCCCGTGCTGGGCGCAATCTCGGTTTCAACCAGTAAGCCGGACTGGATGAGTTTTCCAGTAATCCCTGTGACGCTGGCCGCGCTCAAGCCGGTTTGGACTGTGATTCTGGCCCGGGAGACGGGCGACTGCGTGCGCACAATGTCCAGCACAAGGGCCTCGTTGATCTCGCGGATCAGGGCCTTGCTGCCTGCGCGTGGCTTCATTGCTGGTGGCTCCTGTTGTTGCGCCGCATGGGATCCCACCCATTCTGGCATCCGTAGCGCCGTTGATTTCACATTCTCCATAATACTTACTTTAGTCATTGACAAAAGATATTGGAACTGGCAATCTCAACCCATGAACATCAACAACGGCGTTGCATCGACACCCTCGCCACCCGCCCCCACCCGGCTGAAGATTCTGCTGAGTATCCCGGACGCGGAACGGGCGGCCTTCATCACCCCCGAAACCCGCACTGCCCTCAACGAGCTTGGCGACGTCACCGAAATCGCCCCGGCAGGGCTCCAGTCCTTGCCTGCTTTCGCGGCTGCTGCCGTGGACAAGGATGCGTTCATCACCGCTTGGGGATTCCCCCGTCTCGACGCCGAACACATGGCAGCGGCGCCGAATCTCACGTGTGTTGTCCACGCTGCCTCATCACTGCATGCTCTAGTCAGCGACGCCTTCTGGGCCACCGGCATCCCCATCTCCCAAGCAGGCGCAGCCATGGCCCCGGCTGTCGCGGAGCTTTCGCTGGCCTTCACGCTGAACCTGCTGCGCCGTGTCCACCAGCTCGATCACAGCCTCCGCACGGGCGCCAACTGGGACGACGCCCGCAACGTCAACAGGGCCCGCGAAATATCCGGAGCCCGTATCGGAGTAGTTGGAGCCTCAAGGACAGGACGCCGCTACATTGACGCTTGCCTGGCACTCGGCGCCACGGTGACCGTCTACGACCCCTACATTCCCCAGGGCGATCCCCTCGCGACCAGTTCCGCCACCTTGCATGACGTGATGGCAAACAGTGACGTAATTGCGGTCCATGCACCGGCCACCAACGAAACCGAAGGGCTCATCGGTGCTGCCGAACTCGCCCTGCTTCCGGATGGGGCAGCGTTCGTGAACACGGCGCGCTCCACCATCGTGGACATGGAAGCCCTGTACAAAGAGGTCCACTCAGGCCGGATTGATGCCGCACTGGACGTCTTCGACCAGGAACCCTTGCCCGCGGACAGCCCCTGGCGTTCGCTGCCGAACGTGCTCCTTACTCCCCACCTCGGCGGAGCCACCATCGACTCCAGACGCAGGGCCGGCGGCATTGTGGTTGACGAACTCCGCCGCTTCATCAACGGCCAGCCCATGGAACACGCCCTCACCCGCACCGACCTCGAACGGATGGGCTGACCGTGCAGAACATTCTCCTGATCCACTGCCACGACCTCGGCCGTTTCCTGGGCACCTACGGGGTGGAAACCGTCTCCACCCCCAATCTGGATGCCTTGGCCGATGAATCAGCACTCTTCGAGCAGGCTTTCGCAACTGCTCCCCACTGCAGCCCGGCCCGGGCCTCACTCTTCACGGGCACCTATCCCCAGACCAACGGTGTCCTCGGGCTGACGCACGAGCCCTTCAGCTGGGATCTCAAAGATCCGACGGACCACATCGCCCACAGGCTGAAGTCCGTCGGCTACCAAACCGAGCTCGTCGGCGTGCACCACGAATCGCGCGTTTTGGCGGACGACGTTGTGGCCAGCAGGCTCGGTTTCGACCACGCCCGTACGGGAGGTGCGCGGGACGTCGTCGTGGATCGCGCCACTGAGGCCTTGCGTCGCATGTCCGGCAGCGACCGGCCCTTCTACCTGCAAGTCGGCTTCACGGAGCCGCACCGGGTGCCCTCCGAAAGGGATCGCCCTGGGGTGATGGGTTTCCTGGCCGACGGCGTGAACCCGGACGTTTCCCTGGGGCACACCGTTCCTGCCCACTTGGTGGACGACGACGGCGCCCGCGAGGAAATCGCCGAGCTCCAAGGCGCGGTGAAGCACATGGATGAGGGCGTGGGCAGCATCCTCGCCGAACTGGATTCCCTGGGCCTTCGCGAGCAGACGCTGGTCCTGTTCACCACCGACCATGGGCTTGCGCTGCCCCGAGCCAAATGCACCCTGTACGACGCCGGACTGGGCGTTGCACTGATGCTTCGCCACCCCGGTAATCCGGCATGGTCCGGGAGACGCGTAGCGGACATCGTCAGTCACGTCGATGTCCTGCCCACCCTGTTGGACCTTGCAGGACTGCCAACACCGGACGGCCTCGCCGGGACCACCCTGCGGCCGGCGGTCGAAGCTGGGGAGGCACCACGCAACCACTGCTTCAGCCAGTTGAGCCACCACACGTATTACGACCCCAAGCGATCAGTGCGGACATCCACGCACAAGCTGATCGTCAACTTCTCCAACGCACCACGCGCCATGGATCCCACCCAATCCTGGATCCACCGCAGCCTGCCGGCAGACCTTGGCGGGCCCACTATAGGGACCAGCCCGGCCGTGGAACTCTACGACCTCGCAGCAGATCCTGAGGAACTGGACAACATTGCCGGCCATCCGGAGCAGTCGGAGATCCTCAGGGATCTCTCCGCAATCCTCTTCGACTGGATGCGGGACTGCGATGACCCCCTCCTCACCGCCCCCGTAGCAGCCAGCCGCCACCACCTTGCGCTCAGCGCCATCCAAGAAGCCACCCTCACCCGAAAGTAGTCACCATGTTCACTCGAAAGATGCGCACCGCCACTTTGGCGACAGCCGCCGTAGTCACCGCCGCTTTGACCCTCACCGCCTGCGGTTCCGCAGGCTCCTCAACGTCCGACGGCGGCCAAGCCAGCGGCAAGGTGACGCTTTGGATGTACCCCGTCATCAAGGACGAGACCGCGAGCAAGAAGTTCTGGCAGGACACTGAGGCAAGCTTCGAGAAGGCCAACCCCGGAATCGACCTGACCATCGAACTCCAGACGTTCGACAAGCGGGACGCCCAGATCTCAGCCGCGCTGGCCGCGGGCTCGGGACCCGACGTCGTCCTCATTACGCCCGACCAAGCAG is drawn from Arthrobacter sp. 31Y and contains these coding sequences:
- a CDS encoding sulfatase family protein; the encoded protein is MQNILLIHCHDLGRFLGTYGVETVSTPNLDALADESALFEQAFATAPHCSPARASLFTGTYPQTNGVLGLTHEPFSWDLKDPTDHIAHRLKSVGYQTELVGVHHESRVLADDVVASRLGFDHARTGGARDVVVDRATEALRRMSGSDRPFYLQVGFTEPHRVPSERDRPGVMGFLADGVNPDVSLGHTVPAHLVDDDGAREEIAELQGAVKHMDEGVGSILAELDSLGLREQTLVLFTTDHGLALPRAKCTLYDAGLGVALMLRHPGNPAWSGRRVADIVSHVDVLPTLLDLAGLPTPDGLAGTTLRPAVEAGEAPRNHCFSQLSHHTYYDPKRSVRTSTHKLIVNFSNAPRAMDPTQSWIHRSLPADLGGPTIGTSPAVELYDLAADPEELDNIAGHPEQSEILRDLSAILFDWMRDCDDPLLTAPVAASRHHLALSAIQEATLTRK
- a CDS encoding hydroxyacid dehydrogenase, which gives rise to MNINNGVASTPSPPAPTRLKILLSIPDAERAAFITPETRTALNELGDVTEIAPAGLQSLPAFAAAAVDKDAFITAWGFPRLDAEHMAAAPNLTCVVHAASSLHALVSDAFWATGIPISQAGAAMAPAVAELSLAFTLNLLRRVHQLDHSLRTGANWDDARNVNRAREISGARIGVVGASRTGRRYIDACLALGATVTVYDPYIPQGDPLATSSATLHDVMANSDVIAVHAPATNETEGLIGAAELALLPDGAAFVNTARSTIVDMEALYKEVHSGRIDAALDVFDQEPLPADSPWRSLPNVLLTPHLGGATIDSRRRAGGIVVDELRRFINGQPMEHALTRTDLERMG